A region from the Desmospora profundinema genome encodes:
- a CDS encoding ABC transporter ATP-binding protein produces the protein MLAIHQLSKRYKNNIWAVQDFDLSIRANELVAIAGPNGSGKTSIINCLLSIIDPTSGEVHLDGHPNDSHEFKQRIAYVPDELILPEALTGSEYLDFVTSMYEHANAEKRKNLIELFDMKAALNEPIETYSHGMKKKTQLIAAFMLKSSVVIMDEPFRGLDVEAIIMTKKLMSKYVEKDGSILLSTHDLMAAENMCDRIAILSKGKKVAEGTVADLKKEHGCANLEEVFMKVSMLSDRSARFEKIIENF, from the coding sequence ATGCTTGCCATTCATCAACTATCAAAAAGATATAAAAATAACATATGGGCTGTCCAAGATTTTGATTTATCCATTAGAGCAAACGAATTGGTGGCGATTGCAGGTCCCAATGGATCAGGAAAAACGTCCATCATCAACTGTCTTCTCAGTATTATCGATCCCACATCCGGCGAGGTTCACCTGGATGGACACCCCAACGATTCCCATGAATTTAAACAACGCATCGCTTACGTTCCGGATGAGTTGATTCTGCCGGAAGCACTGACCGGCAGCGAATATTTGGATTTTGTCACATCGATGTACGAACACGCCAATGCGGAGAAGCGAAAGAATCTGATTGAACTGTTTGATATGAAAGCCGCTTTGAATGAACCCATTGAAACCTATTCCCACGGAATGAAGAAAAAGACGCAATTAATTGCGGCCTTCATGCTCAAAAGCAGCGTGGTGATTATGGACGAGCCGTTTCGCGGGTTGGATGTGGAAGCCATCATTATGACAAAGAAATTAATGAGCAAATACGTGGAGAAGGATGGCAGCATTTTATTGTCCACTCATGATCTGATGGCCGCCGAGAACATGTGCGATCGCATCGCCATCCTTTCCAAAGGAAAAAAAGTGGCGGAAGGAACCGTTGCAGATCTGAAAAAGGAGCATGGGTGCGCCAATTTGGAAGAGGTCTTTATGAAAGTATCCATGCTGAGCGATAGGAGTGCCCGCTTTGAAAAAATCATTGAAAATTTCTAA
- a CDS encoding L-lactate dehydrogenase — MSEKKSKIVLIGSGAVGSTFAYTVLLQGLAHELVLIDANQDKAEGDALDLNHGMLLAHPMKIHAGDYSDCAEADIIVLTAGAAQKPGETRLDLMRRNVAIFDSILSQVTRYNNDGILLIATNPVDILTQVALKLSGWPSNRVIGSGTLLDSSRFRYLVGKRLKVDPRSIHGLIIGEHGDSEVPLWSSLQVAGMPQNDLPQNHPWHLTAPDKKVITEDTRRAAYHIIEKKGATYYAIALALARICEAILKDQRSVLPVSHPFEPDPDIGPVCLGIPCVIGRNGVEETVPFPLSKGERIELRKSAQTLKRFMDQLGF; from the coding sequence ATGTCTGAAAAAAAGTCTAAAATTGTTCTAATCGGAAGTGGGGCCGTCGGTTCCACCTTTGCCTACACCGTGCTGCTCCAAGGATTGGCCCACGAATTGGTCCTCATCGACGCCAACCAGGACAAGGCGGAGGGAGACGCCCTTGATTTAAACCACGGCATGCTGCTGGCTCACCCCATGAAGATCCACGCCGGGGATTATTCCGACTGTGCTGAAGCGGACATTATCGTCCTTACCGCCGGTGCCGCTCAAAAGCCGGGTGAAACACGCCTGGATCTGATGCGGCGAAACGTCGCGATCTTTGACTCCATCCTCTCTCAGGTAACACGGTACAATAACGACGGCATATTACTGATCGCCACCAACCCTGTCGATATCCTGACCCAAGTCGCCCTGAAGCTGTCCGGATGGCCCTCCAATCGGGTCATCGGTTCCGGCACCCTCCTGGATAGCTCCCGGTTCCGTTATTTGGTGGGGAAACGGTTGAAGGTGGATCCCCGCAGCATCCATGGGCTGATTATCGGCGAGCATGGAGACTCGGAAGTACCGTTATGGAGTTCCCTCCAAGTGGCGGGCATGCCGCAAAACGATCTGCCGCAAAATCATCCCTGGCATCTAACGGCACCGGACAAAAAAGTCATCACAGAAGATACCAGACGGGCCGCCTACCACATCATCGAAAAAAAGGGTGCTACTTATTATGCAATCGCCTTGGCCTTGGCCCGGATCTGTGAAGCCATCCTGAAAGACCAACGATCCGTATTGCCCGTCTCCCACCCCTTTGAACCGGATCCGGACATCGGACCTGTCTGCCTCGGTATTCCCTGCGTAATCGGCCGTAACGGAGTGGAAGAAACCGTTCCTTTTCCGCTCTCCAAAGGGGAACGAATCGAACTAAGGAAATCGGCGCAAACATTAAAGCGGTTTATGGATCAGCTGGGATTTTGA